One Phaseolus vulgaris cultivar G19833 chromosome 11, P. vulgaris v2.0, whole genome shotgun sequence genomic window carries:
- the LOC137836826 gene encoding uncharacterized protein, whose protein sequence is MEHQVRGQHRGRSGRQEDKGVTSFFFSNFPSGVREVDMFRVFRKWARVKDIFISRRLNKWGRRFGFVRFVEVRDAGPLERELDQLYVGNKKLFVNIPKYQRKMKEQSRTEGRLRRAPSRARRNEDSSTLKKVTVVGGEQRREDIWVEKKGNRSYAEVATGTTTD, encoded by the coding sequence ATGGAGCATCAGGTAAGAGGGCAACACAGAGGCCGATCGGGTCGTCAAGAAGATAAAGGGGTTACATCTTTTTTCTTCTCGAACTTCCCAAGCGGAGTTAGAGAGGTAGACATGTTCAGGGTGTTTCGAAAGTGGGCTCGCGTGAAAGACATTTTCATATCTCGAAGATTAAATAAATGGGGAAGGAGATTCGGTTTCGTGCGGTTCGTCGAAGTAAGAGATGCGGGACCTCTGGAAAGAGAGCTGGATCAGTTATATGTTGGGAATAAGAAGCTCTTTGTGAACATCCCAAAGTACCAGaggaagatgaaggaacagagTAGGACAGAGGGGAGGCTTCGAAGGGCCCCGTCAAGGGCACGTCGGAACGAAGATAGTTCTACCCTGAAGAAAGTCACGGTGGTAGGGGGAGAACAGAGAAGGGAGGATATTTGGGTGGAGAAGAAAGGAAATAGGTCTTATGCAGAAGTTGCTACTGGTACAACTACGGATTAG
- the LOC137836820 gene encoding uncharacterized protein — protein sequence MIIVTFNIRGLGGGNKSRYLRHIISNEGAEFVCLQETKVKSISESKCYSLWGDNKVGWLHYEGENGGGGMLSMWHQEAFIYETHLMGKGYIAVYGSLVKDNLRCVVVNVYVACNLRDKKTLWMELSNIKSSSQEVFWCLCGDFNAIRSRDERKGSTNRVDYTSEIRGFNSFIDDNLLLDTPIVGKKYTWFNSNGSAKSIIDRVLVTEEWMGKWLMCK from the coding sequence ATGATTATTGTGACCTTCAATATAAGAGGTTTGGGGGGAGGTAATAAGTCTAGGTACCTGAGACATATTATATCGAATGAGGGTGCTGAGTTCGTGTGTTTGCAAGAAACAAAAGTGAAGTCTATATCTGAATCTAAATGTTACTCTTTGTGGGGGGACAATAAAGTGGGTTGGCTACACTATGAAGGGGAGAATGGAGGGGGAGGAATGCTTTCAATGTGGCATCAAGAAGCCTTCATATATGAAACTCACCTTATGGGAAAGGGGTACATTGCGGTCTATGGCAGTCTTGTTAAAGATAACTTGAGATGTGTTGTGGTTAATGTCTATGTTGCCTGTAACTTGAGAGATAAGAAGACCTTGTGGATGGAGTTATCTAATATCAAGTCTAGCTCACAAGAGGTGTTTTGGTGTTTGTGTGGTGATTTTAATGCTATCAGAAGTCGAGATGAAAGGAAAGGAAGCACGAatagagtggattacacaagTGAGATTAGAGGTTTTAATAGCTTTATTGATGATAATCTGTTACTGGACACTCCTATTGTGGGCAAAAAATATACTTGGTTCAACTCTAATGGGTCGGCAAAGAGTATAATAGATAGAGTGTTGGTTACGGAGGAATGGATGGGAAAGTGGCTTATGTGCAAATAG